The proteins below come from a single Cervus elaphus chromosome 4, mCerEla1.1, whole genome shotgun sequence genomic window:
- the RDH13 gene encoding retinol dehydrogenase 13 gives MSRYVLPLSVLGTVVGGAVLLKDFVAGGTCPSKATIPGKTVIVTGANTGIGKQTALELAKRGGNIILACRDMEKCEAAAKEIRGETLNHRVNARHLDLASLKSIREFAAKVAEEEEHVHILINNAAVMRCPHWTTEDGFEMQLGVNYLGHFLLTNLLLDKLKASAPSRIINVSSLAHVAGHIDFEDLNWEKRKYDTKAAYCQSKLAVVLSTKELSRRLQGTGVTVNALHPGVARTELGRHTGMHSSAFSSFTLGPIFWLLVKSPQLAAQPSVYLAVAKELEGVSGKYFDVLKEKAPAPEAEDEEVAKRLWAESARLVGLEMSHGSTERGQPLPE, from the exons ATGAGCCGCTACGTTCTGCCGCTGTCCGTGCTGGGCACGGTCGTGGGCGGTGCCGTGCTGCTCAA GGACTTTGTTGCCGGCGGGACTTGTCCCAGCAAGGCCACCATTCCTGGGAAGACTGTCATTGTGACTGGTGCCAACACGGGCATCGGGAAGCAGACCGCCCTGGAGCTGGCCAAAAGAG GAGGCAACATCATTCTGGCCTGTCGAGACATGGAGAAGTGCGAAGCGGCGGCCAAGGAGATCCGAGGGGAGACCCTGAATCACCGCGTCAACGCCCGGCACCTGGACTTGGCCTCTCTCAAGTCCATCCGAGAGTTCGCGGCGAAGGTCGCTGAAG AGGAGGAGCATGTTCACATCCTGATCAATAATGCGGCTGTGATGCGGTGCCCCCACTGGACCACCGAGGACGGCTTTGAGATGCAGCTTGGCGTTAACTACCTGG GCCACTTCCTTTTGACGAACTTGCTACTGGACAAGCTGAAAGCCTCCGCCCCTTCGCGCATCATCAACGTCTCGTCCTTGGCCCACGTTGCTGGGCACATAGACTTCGAGGACTTGAACTGGGAGAAGAGGAAGTACGACACGAAGGCGGCCTACTGCCAGAGCAAGCTGGCCGTTGTCCTCTCCACCAAGGAGCTGAGCCGGCGGCTGCAGG GCACGGGCGTGACTGTCAACGCCTTGCATCCCGGCGTGGCCAGGACAGAGCTGGGCAGACACACGGGCATGCACAGCTCCGCCTTCTCCAGCTTCACACTCG GGCCCATCTTCTGGCTGCTGGTCAAGAGCCCCCAGCTGGCGGCCCAGCCCAGCGTCTACCTGGCCGTGGCGAAGGAGCTGGAGGGTGTTTCTGGAAAGTACTTTGATGTACTCAAAGAGAAGGCTCCGGCCCCGGAAGCTGAGGATGAGGAAGTAGCCAAGAGGCTTTGGGCTGAAAGTGCCCGCCTGGTGGGCTTGGAGATGTCCCATGGGTCCACTGAGAGGGGACAGCCGCTTCCGGAATAA